A genome region from Ottowia testudinis includes the following:
- a CDS encoding ABC transporter ATP-binding protein — protein sequence MTARLLLTGITKRYPGVVANDGVSLAVQPGEIHAVLGENGAGKSTLMKIIYGAVKPDAGEVRFDGQPVHIRSPQEARALGIAMVFQHFSLFETLSVAENVWLGLDKSLSLAEVTRRVEQTAAAYGLDIDPTRPVHTLGVGEMQRVEIIRALLTNPKLLILDEPTSVLTPQAVDKLFVTLRQLAAEGCSILYISHKLHEIRALCSACTVMRGGRVTGVCDPREESNASLSRLMIGAEPPPLAHHARAPGEVVLAVQRLNLKRESPFGVDLIDVSLHVRAGEVVGIAGVSGNGQRELLFALSGEDRRALPASITIANQPAGQRSPGQRRALGLHFVPEERLGRGAVPEMRLAHNLLLTRREAVGAFGWLRTGRLQQQAAGIIERFRVKAAGPGAPARSLSGGNLQKFIMGREIDAQPKLLIVSQPTWGVDVGAAAQIRAEILALRDAGCAVLVVSEELDELFELSDRLHVMAKGYVSPSVARGEATVEQIGEWMSGLWHADVQQHLQAMERGEETAHAH from the coding sequence ATGACCGCACGCCTGCTGCTCACCGGCATCACCAAGCGCTACCCCGGCGTGGTGGCGAACGACGGCGTGTCGCTCGCCGTGCAGCCGGGCGAAATCCACGCCGTGCTGGGCGAGAACGGCGCGGGCAAAAGCACGCTGATGAAGATCATCTACGGCGCCGTGAAGCCCGACGCCGGCGAGGTGCGCTTCGACGGCCAGCCCGTGCACATCCGCAGCCCGCAGGAAGCGCGCGCGCTGGGCATTGCCATGGTGTTTCAGCATTTCAGCCTGTTTGAGACGCTCTCCGTGGCCGAGAACGTGTGGCTGGGGCTGGACAAGTCGCTGTCGCTCGCCGAAGTCACGCGCCGCGTCGAGCAGACTGCCGCCGCTTACGGCCTTGACATCGACCCCACGCGGCCCGTGCACACGCTGGGCGTGGGCGAGATGCAGCGGGTGGAAATCATCCGCGCGCTGCTGACCAACCCGAAGCTGCTGATCCTGGACGAACCCACCTCGGTGCTGACGCCGCAGGCGGTGGACAAGCTGTTCGTCACCCTGCGCCAGCTGGCGGCCGAGGGGTGCAGCATCCTCTACATCAGCCACAAGCTGCACGAGATTCGCGCGCTGTGCAGCGCGTGCACGGTGATGCGCGGCGGGCGTGTGACGGGCGTGTGCGATCCGCGCGAGGAGAGCAACGCGAGCTTGAGCCGCCTGATGATCGGCGCCGAGCCGCCCCCGCTGGCGCACCACGCGCGCGCGCCGGGCGAGGTGGTGCTGGCAGTGCAGCGCCTAAACCTGAAGCGTGAATCGCCCTTCGGTGTGGACCTGATCGACGTGTCGCTGCACGTGCGCGCGGGCGAGGTGGTGGGCATCGCGGGGGTTTCGGGCAACGGCCAGCGCGAGTTGCTGTTTGCGCTGTCGGGCGAGGATCGGCGAGCGCTGCCAGCTTCGATAACCATAGCAAACCAGCCTGCGGGCCAACGCTCGCCCGGCCAGCGTCGCGCGCTCGGCCTGCACTTCGTGCCCGAAGAGCGCCTGGGCCGCGGCGCCGTGCCCGAGATGAGACTGGCGCACAACCTGCTGCTGACGCGGCGCGAGGCGGTGGGCGCGTTCGGCTGGCTGCGCACCGGGCGGCTGCAACAGCAGGCGGCGGGAATCATCGAGCGCTTTCGCGTGAAGGCGGCGGGGCCGGGCGCGCCGGCGCGGTCGCTGTCGGGCGGCAATTTGCAGAAATTCATCATGGGGCGCGAGATCGATGCGCAGCCGAAGCTGCTGATCGTGTCGCAACCCACCTGGGGCGTGGACGTGGGCGCGGCGGCGCAGATCCGCGCCGAGATTCTGGCGCTGCGCGACGCCGGCTGCGCCGTGCTGGTGGTGAGCGAGGAGTTGGACGAGCTGTTCGAACTGAGCGACCGGCTGCACGTGATGGCCAAGGGTTATGTGTCGCCCTCGGTGGCACGGGGCGAGGCCACGGTGGAGCAGATCGGCGAGTGGATGAGTGGGCTGTGGCATGCCGACGTGCAGCAGCATTTGCAAGCGATGGAACGGGGTGAGGAGACGGCCCATGCGCATTGA
- a CDS encoding nucleoside deaminase encodes MPPTDTDLAAMRLAIDASRQALDAGDMPYGATLVSPAGQVLLTERNRQLSTGDCSAHAEMVLVRRATQQLGAAALQGATVYASGEPCAMCAGALFWAGVGRVVYAAAQPDMAALLGGPLLPARCADLLAAATPPVAVTGGVLADEAMAVLRDAAAR; translated from the coding sequence ATGCCCCCAACCGACACCGACCTGGCCGCCATGCGCCTGGCCATTGACGCCTCGCGCCAGGCACTGGACGCCGGCGACATGCCTTACGGCGCCACACTGGTGTCGCCCGCCGGCCAGGTGCTGTTGACCGAGCGCAACCGCCAACTCAGCACCGGCGATTGCAGCGCGCACGCCGAGATGGTGCTGGTGCGCCGCGCCACACAGCAACTGGGCGCCGCCGCGCTGCAAGGCGCCACCGTGTACGCCAGCGGCGAGCCCTGCGCCATGTGCGCAGGCGCCCTGTTCTGGGCCGGCGTGGGCCGCGTGGTGTACGCCGCCGCCCAGCCCGACATGGCCGCGCTGCTGGGCGGCCCGCTGTTGCCCGCGCGCTGCGCCGATCTGCTGGCCGCCGCCACGCCGCCGGTGGCGGTGACGGGCGGCGTGCTGGCCGACGAGGCGATGGCCGTTTTGCGCGACGCGGCGGCGCGCTGA